The genomic stretch TTTATCTTTGTTAATACCTAGCcctattttgagtgttaagttgctgtgtgatgaatttagtgtttcagttgttatattcttatatatatatatatatatatatatatatatatatatatatatatatatatatatatatatatatatatatatatatatatatttatttatttattgacctcctgtcctgtcctgcTATCCCTtgatagctcatgattggctcctgccaaaaaaAGAGATACTGTACAAATCCAGTCTCTCTCAATAAgaacgatatgcttgtttttcatattgtGCTTAAAAGACTAAAAGACACATTGATATTTTGAGAATTTGTCTTTGTTAATGCCTAGCcctattttgagtgttaagttgctgtgtgatgaatttagtgtttcagttgttatattatatatatatatatatatatatatatatatatatatatatatatatatatatatatatatatatatatatatatatatatatatatatatatatatatatatatatatatatatatatatatatatatatatatatatatatatatatatatatatatatatatatgtatgtgtgtgtgtgtgtgtgtgtgtgtgttgacctcCTGCGATTCCCAGCGGATTGTgagtgattggctcctgccaaaaaaagagctcccgtttcctcactgactcaagCGGCACCGTATCTAAAGTAAGTAAAGTATCAATTCTGAAACAAAGGCAAGATTAAAAcgagattagaatttagccataaacGAACCACACTGCTGTCTCAGCTGCAGGATTCTTAGAAAAAGCTTAACAAAACGGAAATGACGGTATATATGTCACATGTTAGCACATCTACACGTGTTGCTTTCATGAATACCAAAGTGACATATTTCCTAAGTGGCCCCCACATGCATTACCTCCACCAAAGATGGATCATCTCAGTGAGcattttctcttcttttgtcagtaaagaaggaatgttcctgaTCAATTTCAGATCCAAAAGACAATCAtttgccttggtggaggtcagtGGAGCTCTGCGTAGTTGTTGATGGATCCAGATGGAGATTTCTGGATATTTGTTCACCTTTAcggacaaacaaaaacacaacactcgTGCGCTATTAATATTCTTTCAAATATTCTGTGGAGAACTTCTGAGCTAAAGCGCCTCTCGGTGCGGATGAGAAGCTTGTGGAATGACGTAGAAGAAGATGAAAGTGAGGAATGATTCTTTGCTAATGTTGAATATGGAAATGACGCTCTTCATCCCCCCACATTCCTCCTTGCCGGTATTTACACATGCACCTCCATCATggcctgcagtgtgtgtgtgtgtgtgtgtgtgtgtgtgtgtgtgctattaaaataaaaccatcaaatCAAAGGGTGCTGCTGCACTCAAGCGGCGCCACAGAGCCCGAGGGGGAAGTCTACACGGAACAATATAACAAGAggaattccaaaataaaacccaatttaaaaaaatgtaaaatgtaaaaatggaaaaaatattcattGGGTTGCCATTTGAAGTCCTGTTTTTTGGTTGCCGTGGTGACAGTAACACAAAGATGGAACCGCTAagaaagaggaggggggggggggttgattaaGAAACGTTCATGCTGGCtagttcctaaaaacagcagggagcTCCTGTCACgcggaggatctttgattttttCCTAATAAAACACCACTATAAGTCCTGAACAACAGCCAAGCACTCctgccgtatagaggatctttgaacaGCATTTTGGCAGCAGCTTCCAAAAAACAGCTCCtgatatatagaggatctttgtttaatgtttttgtagtcagTCCTTAAAAATAGTAGAGGGCACCTgccaaatagaggatctttgttaagtatttttgcaacagattcctaaaaacagcaaagtactcctgatagaggatctttgttagGTGTTTTTGGagtcagtccttaaaaacagtagagggCACCTgccaaatagaggatctttgttaaGTATTTTTGCAAcatattcctaaaaacagcaaagcactcctgatagaggatctttggttaatgtttttgtagtcagtccttaaaaacagtgcaGGGCACCTGccaaatagaagatctttgttaagtatttttgcaacagattcctaaaaacagcaaagtattcctaatagaggatctttggttaATTTTTTCGTagtcagtccttaaaaacagtagagggCACCTgccaaatagaggatctttgttaagtatttttgcaacagattcctaaaaacagcaaagcactcctgatagaggatctttggttaatgtttttgtagtcagtccttaaaaacagtacagGGCACTTGccaaatagaagatctttgttaagtatttttgcaacagattcctaaaaacagcaaagtactcctaatagaggatctttggttatttttttcgtagtcagtccttaaaaacagtagagggCACCTGccaaatagaagatctttgttAAGTATTTTTGCAAcaaattcctaaaaacagcaaagcactcctaatagaggatctttggttaatgtttttgtagccagtccttaaaaacagtgcaGGGCACCTGccaaatagaagatctttgttaagtatttttgcaacagattcataaaaacagcaaagcactcctaatagaggatctttggttaatgttttgtttttatagtaagtccttaaaaacagtagaaggCACCTgccatgtagaggatctttgttaagtgtttttgcagcagattcttaATATCAGTAGAGCGTTCCTgttatatagatgatctttgaccagtGCTTCTGTTGTAAATCCAGCAGCttcctaaaaacaacaacacgttCCCGATATAGAGAGAATATTTGGctcgtgtttttgcagtatgtctTTAAAGTCCTTAAATCTTTTTGCAGCAGAGTTCCAAAAACAGCAGCGCACTCCTAacacgtagaggatctttggctagtgtttttgCCCTATGTACTTTAACAGAGCAGTTTGCCTCTGTACATTGAGGATCGTTATCCAGTGTTTTTGCAGCCATTTCCTAAAATCAGCAAAGTCTCTTGTTGTATAGAGGAtcgttgactaatatttctGGAGTTCTTAAAATGAGCAGGGCATTGCTGCCAtgtagagaggatctttgattagcattttttgtaGCAAATTCCTAAGAACAGCAGGGTACTCCTGGtaaatacaggatctttgacttgtgtttgcaGTAGATCCCTAAAAACTAAGTACACAATTTGAATAGTTTCTTGATTTAGAAGACGAAAGAAGCACAGTGAGGCAGACCTTCATTAACATCTGACATGAATGAGGAAGACCTGCTGAAATGTGTATGACAGCTCTGATATATGCTATATGATAGCATATATATATGGTCATATGTGAGTATCTACCGGTATATGTAATATACATGATGATGCCCCTCCTCCATGTTGTGCACAAACTCCCAAATGTCCTGTTGTGCACGGTGGGAACCAAAGCAATTAGATGCACAtgcaggctgtgtgtgtgtgtgtgtgtgtgtctgtcattGTGCTGTTGCAGGTTTCTCATCAGCATGCGCACGTGCACGTCCTCTCCAAACATGGAaggagagggggaaaaaaaaggagcttTTGGGAGGCTTCCCTGATAAGACGACACAAAGGCCTCCTGTCGCTCtttgaggaagatgaagaaaaaaaaaggaaacgtgAGCTTCATCCCTGCGGAGACGTCTTCACAAAATGAACGTTTACCAAAAGCAGAAAGAGTTGAGTaggattacacacacacacacacacacacacacacacacacacacacacactgcatggaggaggaggaggatgaggatgaagatgatgcGCAGATCATATTTAAACActcgccatggcaacaggctCCGTGATGAGGCTAAACTGCCGCCGCACTTGGGATTGAGATGATACAAATTAAGGCAACTCTGGACAGTTGCCAGGGAAACGCAATGTGCGTGGGGGTTAAAGTCCAACCTAAACACACCTTAAAGCTATTTTAGTGACAGCGCGATGGGGGAGGGCGAAaggggtggaggtggtggggcgggaggggggggggggggggggggctgacagcACAGCTCCACAAATCATCACTATGGAAGCCACACTTCAAAATCCCTCCGTGTGCCTTCTGttctatgtgcatgtgtgtgtgtgtcattgttgagaggaccccccccccccccccccccacacacacacctcagccCCCCAAAAGCAACAAAAGAATAAAAGAGCCACTTTGGTTTCATGCATCTTCTTCTATTTTTGATGATGATTCCTCGGTTGTGTggctttatattatattcattcattttctacagcttatcctcatgagggtgctggagcctatcccagctgtcttcgggcgacaggcggggtacaccctggactggtcgccagccaatcacagggcacattatattatattatttaaatattctatcgggctgcacggtgggcgagtggttagcgcgcagacctcacagctaggagacccgggttcaattccaccctcggccatctctgtgtggagtttgcatgttctccccgtgggttttctccgggtactccggtttcctcccacattccaaaaaaaacatgctagttaattagcgactccaaattgtccataggtatgaatgtgagtgtgaatggttgtttgtctatatgtgccctgtgattggcttagccaccagtccagggtgtaccccgcctctcgcccgaataagacagctgggataggctccagcacccccgcgactctcgtgagaataagcggtagaaaatgaatgaatgaatgaatgaataaatattctaTCCAAAAATGAACCATTATTTGACTTTTGGATTATGTAAAGATACAGTTTggcaatgtaaataaaatgtgtttcccAGCCTATTATGGGATGTTGACTAGAATGAATGTAAACTGTGGTTAAAGGTGCAATGAGTGGCCATGCAGCTTTTTTTAACCCAACTTTATCAGCATCATCTTCTACATATTTTATGTCACTCATGTCTGGACCGATACAATATACAAATAATTTCCATacattagccaaaaaaaaacttcattcattcattcattcgtttcctaccgcttttcctcacgagggtcgcggggggtgctggagcctatcccagctgtcttcgggcgagaggcgaggtacaccctggactggtggccagccaatcacagggcacatatagacaaacaaccattcacactcacattcatacctatggacaatttggagtcgctaattaacctagcatgtttttggaatgtgggaggaaaccggagtacccggagaaaacccacgcatgcacggggagaacacacaaactccacacagagatggccgagggtggaattgaaccctggtctcctagctgtgaggtctacacgctaaccacacggccACCGTGCATCTGTCTGGacacataaaatatataaataatttccaTACAAAACTTCCAAAACAGGTAAATCCGATTAATATGACAGAAAATATTAACCAAAAATAGATTtgataaagaataaaaatatccATTTCCCTCCTGCCATTGTTCGCTCATCATACAATCCACAtgtaagccctaaatatgcctcacacacttacaGGTATTAATATGAAAATGGATTTACGTATTAAGCTGTGGCAGCGTCAGAAAAAGTCAGCTTTCTTTTTCACGTTGTGGCACCCGATGAATGATGCGTTCGAGTACCGCCGAAGACGTTGTAACATCAGAACGCTTGGCAAAAAATGCGGGCTGGTACAGTTTTCCTGTATTATTACGTATTTATAAAATGATTCCTGACTTGGATCGCGGGTACAAGTGGTccaaataagtttttttttttttctttttaaatgttgcaaaatgtcagtcacgtgcatcactaagtctattggaggaacaAAACCAACGTGAGCTCCTCAGAGTGAAACCTTGACACCAGTTAATATTTGACGCCATTGTCTGACCTTTGCCCGTTTTGGTCCGATGTTAGCATCACTCCTTGCTTTCTGTCTGTTCTCAAAAAAATCTCTTCTTCCTTCTCTTGAGCAAGTCACATTTCCTTTTGAGGGCTGAAAGGACTTTCAGGTATTCACTCTTAAGATCGTGGCAATGATTCAAGGATTCAAAGGCGAGTCCaaggttttgttgttttgttttgttttgtttaggcaCTCCAACGACACTCAAAGCGTTCTTTTGAAATTGTAGTAATGGCAAATATTCCTGagcatttttggaatgaaaaagtacataaaaattTTCAATGTATTGAATGCCCAAGTATGTACACGAGTCAAGTGAGAGCAGATGAATAGACAAACATTTCGTAAACACTTCATATtctcaaaacatgtttttatcattttccaACGTGACGTGATCACATTTTAGTCGTTTTTCTTCCGAAGAGCAAATAAAAAGTATTCGTAGCTGCAGTTAGCATGAATGCTAATCTtttgaacaacaacaaacaacttTAGCATCGCACGTTTAGCATGATAGCTAGGCAGAACGTGCAAAGGAACACCTCCTACTCgttttctgtatgtttttttaaagcatttttaagcacaaaaatgaactaaaatacagaaaataagcTATCAAAGGGGGCCTATGATGCCTTACCGACCTATAAATGGTacccattgtatggtcatatcacctcgtacttcggtacgaggctcattatttaaaaaaaaaaaaaaacacaacaaaaaaataacccccccccccaaaaaaaagaaaaaaaaaaaaaacaaactgtattatggaaagcaggaagtgaacaaatgtaacagttcggtacgtgacaaaaaaaaaataaaatgaataaataaaactaaaaaaaaagcaaaattaataaaataaataaaaaaaactaaactatattaggaaaacagcaagtgaacaaatgtaacagttactgattgtaaaagtaccagatggaggggtaggatttaataagcgttgcttcttcctactccttttggacatgtggaactgtgaactgattatgggatgcattcaattgtaatctgatgcatgttcaaatgaaataaaaccattaccattaccattaccattaccatatagtTCTTATAATGTTAATGTGTTAAAAGCCAAAAATTTTAATTCATCAACTCCAATACCGttagctagcggcacaaacctgAACTAATTTTTAAGTACTcgctagtgtgaccaaccacagcagagtgggtgtgcctggaggcgggttgtgggtggaatacattaaaacagacagttttcgCAGAAAaccacaacatccaaagaaatccAGCTGAAGAAGAACTATCAAgttttatgtgctggttatcgcAATACAAAACACCCAAATGGTATTAGGTCCCATTTCAAAATATGAATCacaatttattatcaacttctataccgTTGGTTGGGTtcacagctagcggcacaactaGTCCTTCTAAGGATTcgtctgaccaatcacagcggagtgggcgtgcctggaggctggctgtgggtggaatacgttaaagcagaccgttttggccggaagcacgaaatccaaagtaatccagctggaataggtgtagattctgtaATACTAGAAAGCCAAACAAAGagctttctatgctctaactatgactataagtattccatttattaatattgaatccgatATCACAGAAATTCAATTATAGCaatcgagtctggaaccaattaacggctATAAACGAGTGATGACTGTATTCCgttaataaagaaagaaaacccacttcacttatcacggtaaccacgataaatgagggattacggTATAACTATGCTAGCAGCCAATTTGCACACATTAGCATAAACTCCCCCGAGCTAATCTTAGTTTATCCACTTCTTTTGTTCcgggcaacaaaaaaaagaagagatgcGTTTCCTGAAAATGAGCGACTGATCCGCCGAGCTCACAATTAGCGTGACACAACTCAGCTTAGGTGATCACAAAGATCCGGCAACTGTTTTATTTTCGCCGTTAGCAATGTAAAATGGACGATTCTGTGTTTTCACAGTCAAAGTGATGTGTGAGACATCTTTGTGCGTCACATGACAACATTTCAAGTGGCTTTTACGGTGCTTTTTAAAGGGTTTTGGTGAGTCTCTActgtgtaacacacacacaacaaacaacaatacACACAAGTGGACCGACACATTGTTTTAAGTGCACGTGAAAATAACGACTAACAGCTAACAGCCAATTAAAATGCCCCCCCGGCCCCTCCCCCCTTCTCCAAATTAATGGCAGCTTCAGATAATCACATAGCTGACAATTGACTCTGTTTgctatgaacacacacacacacacacccgcgcgcgcacacacacacacatacacacacgaaGTGTGCACGTGTGACATGCAAGTTGCATGATGGTTGTGGCTCATCACACGCCTCGTTAGCTTCACAATACAAACACTCTTAGTGACTTCAACGCTTGAAGGATACACACAGATCAAAATGTGCTAGCGGGGGCTGGGCCTAAAatgggcgggggggtgggggggtgtcctAAAATAAAACCCAAACACCTTATCCAATCATAAGTGTTGCGCTTGATGACCTGGGATTATCGCTAGgatcttattttgaaataacacctctatcCACACTAACTAATTGCACTCATCATGTGATGATGCGCCCCCTCCCCCGTCCCCCCCGTCCCCCGTAAAGATAAGGACAAAGTCACACATCCTGGAGGAGCTGAGATGGGTCGGCACTGCGTGGTTGGCACTGAGGATGGCGGAGGGTGACGCTGATCTGAGATCGGAAGATGCTGAAAAGGGCACCGAGGGAATCGCAACGACGATTGGCTAACGGCCAGGCTAAGTCCCGCCTCCCTACACGACCTCGTGACTGGTCTGGTCTGGGCTGGCTTGCATCCGGAGCACCGATACGAGGTCAGACGTCGGCTTTGGTCATTTCAAGGTTGAAGGTTgatgttagcgttagcatttttATGGCTCGCTTAGGTGGTTGTCAGGCAGGAAGTTGACAGGAAGTTACaagagtctaaaaaaaaaaaaactaccgtGTCATCCAATGGTGtgaagacctccaccaaggttaACCGACTACTTCCTGGATCCTTGACAAAATTGCACCAGCCGCAGAAtcatgacaaaaacgacatcttgtaaccatggcaaccttCGTTATTTTAGTTTGAAAGTCGAAACGTCGCACCAAGGGCATGTTTGCGTGTGATGTATCGTCCTTCCACGCTGAAATGGCGTCTGAATACACTTTAGAGTAGATGACTGGTCTCAGGTCAGTGGACCCGGGACCAGGTTAAGGTAAGCACCATTGTGTTTGGACCCAGCTGATCCAGAATCTGTGACTCTGTCCTCCATTTGACAAACAACaggaagagaggaaaaaaaaacaaaaaaacaacgttAAACGGTACGCTTACAAGGCGGTCGTCATAGAAACAGACGAGATGGAGGCGTGTCCTTGAGGCTACTGCTGTCGTCTGGGTCACATGGCAAGGGCGCGGGCCTTGCTGGCGGCTGCCTGCGCCCTCTGGACCGCCCCCTGGCTACCTTCTCTCCTCGTCAGCTGGCCGCTCTCAAACACTCCCTcgtggccgccgccgccgccgtccaTGAACGTTAACAGTCCTGGACCGCACACAAAGAAATATTTGAAGGAACAACCTCTCACAGTTCAAATGCcttaatatatacattaatatatgaatacggtcgagtggttagcgcgcagacctcacagctaggagaccagggttcaattccaccctcggctatctctgtgtggagtttgcaagttttccccacgcatgcgtgggtttttttcggttactccggttttctcccacattccaaaaacatgctaggttaattggcgactccaaattgtccataggtatgaatgtgagtgtgaatggttgtttgtctatatgcgccctgtgattggctggctgtgttgtgtaaaaagttgacaaatttcatttttaatgggccataaaacaaagaaaacataaaACTGCTTTCATGGTTCGAGCAGATGATTCTCCAGTAAATGAcaacttctcataatattcccatTTTTACAATCTATAAGAacgttttgtttgtgtgtgagtgtgaatggttgtttgtctatatgtgccctgtgattggctggccaccagttcagggtgtaccccgcctctcgctgcgaccctcgagaggaaaaagcggtagaaaatgaatgaagaatgtcTTACCGTAGCCTTCCACACATCCGCTTTTAAAATCGCCCTCGAATCTCATCCCATCGAAACGAGCGAAGACGCCAACACCTTGAAACTTCCCCTGCACAAACTCGCCCTCATACCTGACAAGATAAACAACAGAATTACATAATTTGAATACAAACGATTACACTCTGTATAGTTGAAAAATGACATGAGGTGGATCAGACCGGGATCCGTCGGCGAAGACCAGCACGCCACAGCCGTGGAAGAGTCCGTTCTCAAACTGTCCCGTGTAGCACGTCCCGTCGCTGAACGTCAGCTGACCCCGGCCGTGACGGAGCCCTGCGACAGATGAAAGCGCCGCATTTAAAACGTCAGGGAGTCACCCAGTCCCCGGCTTACGTACGGGGAAAGTGACGGCAGGCTGAGAGTAGAGCGGGAGGCCCCTGAGGCTTGTAGCGTCAAGCTAAAAGCTCCACAGAGATGAAACCAaaagcagagaagaagaaaataggCGCAGAGGAAACGACGAATGAATGGGAAATGAAAGCGAATGCGATGCCTATGATCAAGACACCATTCACGTTAAAACGCTCTTTTCTTCCGTCACCTGAGTTTATTTTTAGACACACGCTCACAAACCTCTTTTaaacgctctctctctctcctgctaACTGCGAGGAggaattgtagtttttgtttttatttgtttgtgtcaGACTGACACCTCCTGTCATGGTGGTCTCCAAGCTGACAGCGCTGACAGAAAGTCTGCGCCGTCCCCGTGGTCCATTGCTGACAAAACCACTTTGTCGCGTCTCTCGTGTGCACTCGAGCTAAGCTAACGGAAGCCTTCAATACGACTCCACAGAGAACATCAATGTGTCCTTCTAGGATACTCCAGTCTAATTCTTTAGTAGTTACATTGGCAGCAAATCTTTACGTTAAAAACTTTCACATTTCCATTAGATGGAGTCATAAAacgttaaaaaatattcaaatgttttcattgCCGTGCTCCACCGGCAAACTGTAGGGTCCCAAAAAAAGCAGTCTGGTATGGATCTGGATAAATATGAACATGACAACAAGGAAAATGGCGGATACAACCCACAATAGCAAGAGATACggggaaaaaagtttgtttacaAACAACTGCTTTTCTTATACAACAGAATAATGCAAACAGTGAATTAGTCCAtattgaatacaggaagtgaacaaatgtattaccAACTAATGTGAGgagggggtaggattaaattAGCTTTGCTTGCTAAACactatgcatgttcaaaataaatgaaccgTAACCATAAAACAGTAATGCAACAAGTTCTGCggtactatggtacacattatgtcattggatgctcatatcacctaaaattaaaattaaaattaaaattaaaattaaaattaaaattaaaattaaaattaaaattaaaattaaaattaaaattaaaattaaaattaaaattaaaattaaaattaaaattaaaattaaaattaaaattaaaattgtacacattatgtcattggatggtcatatcacctcgtacttcggtacgtgaccaaaaaaaataaaattaaatgaataaataaaactaaaaaaagctaaattaataaaatagatttttcaaaaacgaaactatattaggaaaacagcaagtgaacaaatgtaacagttactgattgtaaaagtaccagatggaggggtaggatttaataagctttgcttcttcctactccttttggacatgtggaactgtgaactgattatgggatgcactcaattaatctgatgcatgttcaaatgaaataaaaccattaccattaccattactaacaACTAAGGCACAAAAATCTATTGTACAGGACTTGtagttattcattagttccgactataattttgtgtaccttattgtaacgTGTTACCAATGCACCTATTCCGATAAAACCACTAACAATGCTCTGTTTACATATAATGTGACACGCATATttaccaagctacagcgacattgttattattaacattgttacgccaaAGAACTATGTTACCGGCGCATTGACACTTTGCCACGCCACGacagctgctgtgtttttgttttttagcttGGAAAAAATCAGGTGTAGCGTTCCTTTGTATGTTGCTCAGTGACATCAACgtgcccaggaaggaagttcatTTACAGTAAGCATCAAAGTCTCCCGTTTACTTTCATATCAACATCATCCATGTAGACTTTGTACATGCACActgaaattttatttatttttgtctttttctagcGAGCCCCCTCATGGGCAGGGTTGAAGAGGTTAAGACAGCTACTGCACATATTGTCTTTGAATATTCCACGTTCCATCATCTTTTAATAATACACAGTATCTGAATATTCCCAGCGGGATGGAGACAAACGAGCACTTCTCGCCATCCAGGAACGAGGCTGATAATTGGCTGCCGGTTGCTTGCACTATCTCTAAGTGAAGAAGGTGATTTAGTGGTGTTTAGGGGCGGATCGAGAAAGGGTAGGTTtggtttggggggggtgggatggtgtgtgtgtgtgtgtgggggggggtgctttatAGTGCAAGGCCGACGAGTGAGTTTGCTAATGGTGAAGTAAATTAACGCTCCATCTGTCAGAGCTGCTCAAAGTGCTGCTAGCTCTCTAATCTCAGCGGGCGATCTGGACGAGAGATTTGGCAAAACTAAGTCAGGTCTTTCCTCGTCTGAAGCACCCATATGAATGTTCTAGTACTGTACGCGTGTGTGTGGAGACAATTGAACTATTTTAATGAAGCCAGTAGGACACCACACAAAGAAATGTGTCCCACTTTTACTGAAGATGTTTAATTGAACTAGCAGTAgaagtattaaaaaatatttccaccAAGCGCTCCAGCAATGGAGGacatctttcttcttcttgtggtTTTGTCCCATTCTGaaagccatctttttttttgtccaccaaTCAACACGCTTGAAGCAGTCTAGTGCTGATCAAAAAGTGCTATGGTACAGCATTATTTTGGTGCCAAAAGTGGTGGCCAAAATCTGGCCTTAGGGCCATTTGtagcatattttaaaaaagataacatcaAGCACGgcctgggagaaaaccggagtacccggagaaatggTATTGCTAACACAatatttatgaattcattcattttctaccgcttatcctcatcagggtcgtTGTTTACCACGttcaaacatgattagagccctctagacatgaaataacacccctatatttatattcattcattcattttctacc from Doryrhamphus excisus isolate RoL2022-K1 chromosome 1, RoL_Dexc_1.0, whole genome shotgun sequence encodes the following:
- the LOC131100709 gene encoding MORN repeat-containing protein 4-like, with the protein product MTLTRGSFKYSNGEEYHGEWREGLRHGRGQLTFSDGTCYTGQFENGLFHGCGVLVFADGSRYEGEFVQGKFQGVGVFARFDGMRFEGDFKSGCVEGYGLLTFMDGGGGGHEGVFESGQLTRREGSQGAVQRAQAAASKARALAM